The nucleotide sequence GAATTGATAGATTTAATCGCCCCTCTAGCAAGTAAGGGAGAAAAACTGGATAAAATAATATCAGCTTTAACTTGTTGCCTTAGTTGAAAGCATAGTTGAATTATATAATTGCAAGAAAATTTCTGTTTCCCAAAGGTTAAGTGATGAAGACAGGATTTGATCCCTAGATCGGTCTCCATCAAAACTCAAGATATTTAATTGGCTCATATGTTTTACAAATTGATCGGATGAGGATTTAAACCCTCAACGTTTGGTAATTAGGTCTTATACACCATCATAATACCAATATTTTAGTTATaaaaatttgttgaatgaggtTTTGGGCTTTCAAATGTATAAATTTATTGGAGGAGATTTCAACATGTGGTAGATAGGTCTCGTACACCATCACTAGATCGATATTCTAGATATAAATAAATTCATTGAATGAAGTTTCAAATCTTTAGTAAGTGTTAAAGATCTTTTCTTTAAATGTTGTAATGATCGGTTAAGAACTATCAATTACATTGTCTATCTTGTGAAATATTTGGTTGGTATGGGATCATGCTTTTTTATAATGTCACTGTTTCTCTGATGATACTTCAAGAGCAAGCTGTAAATCTTTTACATGGTCGATAGTACAGCTCAGAGATTTGTGATCTTTTATGCTGTAATTGGGTTTTTGTTTATGATCTCAAAAGAAACTTCATATTCTGATCACTCAATttctttattgataaaaatagatCTGTCTATAAACTTCCTGGAATGTACCTCAGGCCAAGTGAGCTGTATGAGAAGGGGACTAAGCAGAGAAGCATGCATCATGCATGGCTGTGCTTGGTGACTCTTTTTGGTGCTATCTATACCTCTTTGCAATTGAAAGGCACACAAATTAGTTCTGCAACAGTGTTTCCTTATCCCTCTGACATGGACAATGATTGAAGTGTTCTGTCTAAATTAGAATAATCTTCTGCTTGATGCAAATCGTGGTTCCATTTGATAGGTTTTGGATGTCTTCAGGCACATGTTTGTGAGAGTAGCCATGGAAGTGTCGTAGAGAATGGGTAACATATTTCCTTGTTATCTTCTTTGTTTGTGAGCCTCGCGCAGTGCTCGTACGACACGAGGAGAACGCAAGATTTCACATAAACCAAGCCAGAAGAACTCCATACACGGAGCAACGAGAACAACTATGAAGAACTCACAGATCACTGAAATGTTGCAACCTAAATAACGTAGAAACTAAAGCATCCTCCATTTGTGATTCTTTTCCGATTGCAATTTGGATTGTGacgcaaaggaaagaggagaggaCGCACGAAGCAGGCACTACTGCTCGAACTGAGAACATACTCCGAGCTCGGTGGTGAAGAGGGTTCGGGCCGGCGGGCACGCACGAGCCACTTCTCGACACCAAATCTTGGACCGGCTGCTACCCGAGCTGAGATGGCCGCAGAACAGGGGGTGGTGACGGAGGGCACCGACGAGGAGGAAGAACCCACGACTCGGTCGCGATGGCAGTGGTGGTCGCAAAAGGAGGCTAAGAACTCTTTACGATTATTTTTCTAACTTTATGCCTGTAAAAATAAAAGTATATAAAATGATAGCTACATAAGTTTGCCATTGCTCTACTTGATTTTAGAGAGAGGGATCTCTCTCTATCTTACCATCGACTGGATATTTTCGTTCATAATTATTTATCTATTACAAATTAGATTTTTAAGATACTttcttttataatataataattaatatatttttgttgAGAAGGTTTGTGTTTTCTCAGAATCGAATACCATCTAAGCTTCGTATACCCTATTTAATATACCgtgaattcttaaaaaaaaatatttttaataaattttgagAATGTGTTCTTACTTTGAAAATTTTCAAAGTATGGCTCCCTTTTTTAAATAACCATTCTACCAATTTGTTGGTCGTCCTCTCCGCCTCGCTTATATTAGAGAAAAAGATAATCTTCTACCCATTCATGTAGTCAAAACCCACGAAGCATTGACCACGATGGAAGAATAAACGAAGCTTACGACTAAAAACTCCCAAGTAGCAGAGCTAGCAGTTCAACCAGTTTAGACTACACATGAATCGAGGGCAACAACAACTTGAATCTAAACCCTATACGAATAACCAGATATAATAAAAGGATGCGACCTTGTATTGGATAAAGAGAGTACgagaaaaaggagaagatggaTTGGACCTTGTCGGATCTCTTGAGGTGAGCGGAGTAGGACTTCACGAACTCATGGGGCGAGACGTCCTTTACGGTCCTGGCCATGGCATTCTCCATGGCCGAGGTCCGTGTAAGGGCGGGCGTCCGCACACGACAAAGTGACGGCGACACGAGGGACCGTTAGGGTTTCCAGGAATGCATGACGCACCACATTTTATTCTAAGCGCGACAGAAGAATCAAATTACTCGAGTGCTCTCCTTTATATTCCACCTTCTTGGGCTTGAGCTCGGGGCTCAGGCTTGATTAGAAAATGAGGAgggtaagaagaagaaaaagaaaaaggaagatgagAGTTGATTCAAATTGATTTATTAAACAGTAGTGATCtttcagaataaaaaataaaattaaatgataaaaattaatatttataaaaaaagttattgagtaattttttttaatataagtaTACAATCcgataaaaataaattagaaggAAATTTATAGATAAAAATACCAAAACTATAATTTAATTAAACATATGCTTTTACGAGTATTTTATTCGGTTGATTTTTTAACTGTGTCGGAGACGAGTAGACTGCCTCGTTATTTCGGGCCGTTAGTCACGTATCGGGTCTCGACTACATAATGGGACTATGTCGGCGTGCGCCGTCGTGGGTTACTCTCGTCTTTGCTTCGGCTCTCTTTTTAGGGTTTTTGAGCACTTACAGAGTTCGGAACGACGAAGCGAGCCAACCGGCTAGGAGCGGGCACGATTCTTCTGTCTCGCAAGGGATTCACACTGCAGAGGATGTGCGGAATTGCTCTCATTCTTTCGGGAGTTGATGTCGTGGGTTGTGATCTCTATAGGGAATCCGACGGACCTCCATCGACCGACGCGGAAGAGGTGAAGAACTACCCCTTCTCTTTCTCTCATGAAATCCATTTTTCTCTTCCTCTGAATCTGGCCTCTTTTACGTTTTTCCATCAAACTTGTCTCGGCTGTGCGAAGATATATTTTCATGAATTCGATTAGGCGGCATATGGAAGGCCTTCTCTTTTTATGTATATCTCAAAGTTCCAATCTTGATTGGTTTTATGATGTTATTTGGGGTTTATTAGAAATCATATGATTCTTTCTTCTCACCCCCAAAAGTAATTATTCCGAGATCTATGGATTCGTTTCCTCGTATTCTTTGTTGTAGTTGAAGAAACTGTAGTATGGTAATAAAATACATAAAGCGTGATGAATAAAAGCATACATGAGTCGACCTTGTGTGTGCAGGCAGGTCTTTTACATCTTTTGTTTACCTTTTAGCAGCATGTgttaagtgaaaaattattgagCAATCTTAAACAACTTTGTTCATAGTAATAATGACAGAAGAACCAAATATTACAGTTCTTCTACGATTCTAGAGAAATTATGGCACAGTAAAAGTTGCATGTATCTCGTCCATACTTTCTGCTAATGCATGCCAAATTTAACCATGGCCACCCTTCAGAATGTGCTAGTGTGCATAGGATTAGCGTGGCTTATTATGCACCTTGGCAATTTGCCCTTGTCTTACGTTATTTTCCCCAGTCATATCATGTGACTATTATCACCTTAGATGAGATCAGGAGGTTTTAATGGATGATTGGTGTGACGCAAGAAAAGGTAGAGCAAGAAACATTAAAAATTCATATTCAATCTGTATCACCAACTTAGAATAATACAAGAGAAAATTGTATAATTAGGAGCAATTTTATGGAGTGGAATTTGAAATCAGATTGGAGTGGTTTGTATGGGGAGTTGAAGGCAATTGAACATTTGGTGAGTTGTGGTGATTTAAGAGTGATACCATTCAGTTTGATCAAAAGCAATTAGGGGTGTTGGAGGGAATTGATTGATATAGTTGACCTCACGTGGAATACTTATAATTGCTAGTCAAAGAAGTACAGTTAGAAATGGCATGAACACAATGTTGGCTTATCAAATATCAATTGACTTTCAGATAATTGAGATGCATTGTTTTTCATATGACAATGAGTTGGTTAGAGGTTTACAATTTTATGGGTTTATTTTAATTTAGACTGTGAGGAAACATTCAGCATCTACTTAGTCCTGGCATTCATTGCTTGCTCGACATTCTTTTGTTTCCTAAATCAAGGTTGCCATCTTTGTTAAAAATGCCAAGCTAGGATGATGTCATAAAGAATTCAGAATTGATGACTTCGAATGTTTAACATTCTGTTGTCTTATAAATCAAGTTTGGTAGCTTTTTTCAGAAAAATGCCAAGATAGGTTGatatcagaattttttttttttactttaaatgtTCATGGCAATAAGTTAATTGTGCCCTCTAGATGATCAATTACAACTGTCTTAGTTTTTGCATTTTTGTCAGCCAGCTCTAGTAGTGGGCGATCTCAAAGATGCTATTGGAAGAAGAGGTCCTGATAGCCTTGGTGTTAGAAAGGTTTTTGTTCAGTTAAAACAGACAGACTCTGTTGGGAAAGATGGTAATGTCTTATTTGGAACAAATCGACAATGAACATTCTGTTTGAGTGTTACCTTTTCCACATGCTATCAATATGTTAGGCATCTGCCAATTGTATTTTAACTGGGAAGTACTTTGATCTTTCAGATGATAAAGAATATACAGAGGAAGATTTACATATATGTTATGAGGAAAATGCGAACAATAACATCAGCTCAATATTCAAAGTTGCCAATGTACAAGATAATATCATAAACAGATGGATCGCAGAACTATATTTTCTtggtgcaacgctgcagcttaggGGTGCAAGTCCTATTTTTCAGCCATTGGTGGATTCTTCTGGAAATATTCTTGTTTATAATGGTGATTTATCTTATCCTTACTTGATAGTCAGATATCTTATACTCTAATCTCTATGAAACTAAATTGTCATGCAGTTTGAGGTTGTTCTAGTTTTTTAGGAAATATATGACGAGAGTGACCTAGTTTGCAATGAGAATGACCTGGGGACTAGGATTTTTCCAGCAAATTCATGAAAAATTTATGAATGGCTTGTATTTTTTAGAAAACTGAAAACcattttttccttttgaagtTTAAATTATGGAGGTAAACAACATACAAGATTATTGTTAGCTAAAATTCTTAGTTGGCTTCTCTTAAATCCGTCCTACTTAATAAGTATCTCTGCTGATTGGCTTCGCCTGTTGATAGATACTTCATGCTTGTAAAATTAGCAAGGGATCATCACATTAGTGGTAGCTATGGTTGTCATATGATATCCCACCATTAGTCGAGGTTTAACATGTTAGTTAGAACCTTAGGAGTACCAAATAACTGTGACTATGACAATTGATTAATGTCATACTTCCACATTTATCGATATAGTGTCCTCTATTGGAATCTGCATCTAAGTCCTACCATTCCACCCAGAGAATTTTCTTTCAGCAATAACTTATGAGTTTTCTATCCTCATCAGGATTACATTTTATTTACAAACAGAAGGCTTCATGCACTGTGAATCCAACCAAAGCTACACTTTTCATGTATTGTTTCTTGTGAGCTCTTTTAAGTTTTGTATGTTAGCTTTTTCTTAGCTTTCTGTATTGGGTCATCATTGCAAACTTTTTTCTTGTGTAGGTGAAATATTTGGTGGAATTCATGTTAGTGATGATAAGAATGATGCTGAAACTCTTTTGCATGTATTGGAAAGTTGTTGCTACTGCAATGGCAACAAAAATGGAAATGGTTGCTATTGCACTAAACTTGGGGCACAGTTCATTCCTGaaattatttcaaaaataaaGGGGCCATGGGCCCTAATATATTGGCAGGTACCTCAGTGAATTGTGTTACTTTTATTCTATGGACACAATATATTTGGATGCTTCATGTTGTAATTATCAAATGTCTGATGTTGTCATATGTTCAACTCTCAGAAAAAATCGGGAACCTTGTGGTTTGGTCGAGATGCATTTGGAAGACGGAGCCTTCTTGTTCATTGGCCAACAATGGGTGATGCAAGATTTGTTCTTTCTTCTGTATCACCAGCTTTAACTATTGGGAAAATTTCTGGTATATATAACatctataaaataaatttatggaTTTATATTATGTGTATGGAGGCAAATTTTCTTAAGCAGGAGGATATACTTATAATGTATTAGTTGAAGTGAAGACTTGACATAAACATTGAATACACTGATATCTTCTTTGTTCCAAATTTTTATTGAATTTCTAATCTGTGTTGATGGGTGTGCATCAGCATTTATCTATAACTAGTGTAGTTTTTAACACAAATTGCATTGATCCTGGGTAGATACTGAAGTTGAATGTTTAAGTAGTAACGTTTGTTACTGGGAGGAGCTTCCTTGTGGGATATACAGCCTTTGCCTAAAGGCTCCTAATGCAAGTGAGCAGCTTGTAAAGCAAAAACTGGTTGGTGAGATCAGAAAACACAAATGGACTGATCCTTTGTTAAATAGGCTAGTTGAATGGGAAAGAACATGTTTGGATCCAAAAGTAGATCCATTCTTTTCTAACGATCTTCAACTTCAAAGAGATCAATTTGCTTTGTCTTCAAATTCTCCCAAGGGAGTGCACAAGGCGGTTGCGAGAATGGAACTGGAAGAGCACGGATCAGATATTAATAATCATATCCCAGGTCAATTAATGGAAAACTGGGTATTGTGCCATTTGAAGCTCCTATTTCTCAACAGGAGGTTTCCTGAACTTCGTTGCTGATGACACAGGAGATGCTCGGCCAGCAGTGAAGGTCCTCAATGCACTAAAAGAATCTGTGATGCGGCGTACTGTGAGCAGGATCTTTCAGGTATGGATTCTTGAAGTTGTATTTATATCagtattctttttttttgtgcagTGGTTTGGTTCTGTTTCTTTAGGTTTGCATTTGCCTTTCATAATTTGTCTGGCCTATCTTTTGGAAACTTGCAAACATTAGTTTTACTGTTATAAGCTGTGGAATATCATCCCTAAGTTTTTATTCTGTACTCTATGCTGGTATGTCTTCTTGCTGAGTTTTTCTGATAGTTTATGAATCTTTCTTTCGTTAAATATAAGAACATTAGATATCTAAAAAAGAACTTGGATTATTCAGTTACAGGTTATTGCGATCCTAAACCTGAATAATACTAGTCATTAGTGATCCTTCAGTGTTGCTGGATGGCTCTTTTTAGGCACCGATCATCTGCATTTAACCTAATTATGGGGATTTGTCTGATTTTTTCTTTGTGAGAAGTCTCCACTTCAAGTCGGTCTTGTGCGTGGCTTGTAGAACCTGTATCTTACTTGGTGATTATGTGGATATTTGAGAACCACAACCCTGCATGAAGACTTTAAAGCACATCATCTACATATTGtgaatttctttataatttttatctgttattatgtcTGTTACTGATAACTATTGGATATGTTATGTTAATGTGTACTTGCAGACACCTCGACATGAAGACGAAATGGATGATCACTCTCCTATAGCTATTCTCTTTTCTGGTGGGCTGGATTCTATGATTCTTGCAGCAATATTAGATCAATGCATCGATTCCAAATGTAAGTTCATTTAAAACTTGCTTTAGGAGGATACATATTATGCTATATCCCATTAATCAGATTTTGTCATTATGCCAATGATGTACTTGGGAAATTCAATACCTTAGCCAAAACTTGTCATTTCGTAATATACCAAGAGGTCCACTAGTCTGCAGCCATGTTACCTAGATCATGGTTAGCTATGGAACACTATTGATTCGCTTATGGAGATTGGTGTGGGAATGAGTAGGTGATACATTATCTTTCCTTGTATCATACCCATCCGGATATCAGCTGATATCTGTACTAGATTGAGATTTTAATCCATGGTTTCAGTCATCTGCTGTGTTTTCAAATAGATGTTTTATCTTCTAAATGTTGTTTTAGTCTTTACTCATTCTCCGGATTAGCTTGTACTGATGTCATGTCACAACCATCTCTTTCTTGCTTATTGTCCTCAGTCAGAAACCAAAAGTTGCATGGATGATCCTGAGTATCTACAAAGGAGTCTTTCCTTTTTATCTGAAaggttattcaaaaatccaaatagCTGGGATCAATTGCAAATGACATTATGGCGTTGATGATAGTGTCAGTTACTTTGTATTCATTGATTTTTCTTGTCTTTTATAGTATGTTTATCTTTCCTTGTTATACAACTGAATAATTAGTTGAAGCAGGAGGTTGTAATAAGTTGTTTCTCATATTTTTTTCAGTAAAATTCAATGGTGAATGATGTCATTTGCTTCTGCAGATACAATTGATCTGCTAAATGTTAGTTTCGATGGTCAACTTGCTCCTGACAGAGTTTCTGCTAGAGCTGGGGTAGCTGAACTTCAAACTGTTGCTCCTCATAGAAGGTAATTCTTCACTTtgccttattgttaaaactatcaTTTTCCACTGGATAAATGTGTGTGCCGTGCATGCTTCTACTCATGGATTGGATTTCTTTCATGATGCTGTAAATTATATTATTTGTTATTGTCTTTGCTGTGAATTATGCTGCTATTGTTTTCTTGTATGAGAAACTTATTTTAGGGGAAAATTGGATGAGATGtttttttttggtttattttAGCCGCCTATACTTATATACTGGAACCAGTCTGAAAAATgcgaaaatatatttttgtttcttcttttgtttttgatTCTTTCCAAGTTTATTAACACTACAGCTTGTTGACATCTTTGTGACAGGGAACACCGAGCCAATGTTTCCTTTTAATAATTAGTCAATGTGGCTCAAAATATAAACATGAAATGTAAGAGAGCATTTCTTCTTTTCACCGGTTAAACTCTTGTCatattttgttttacatatggccTTTCCATCTCAAGTTTTATATGAGCACTTTCTTTGCGCTTGATCATTGGCTATCCTAACCTGTCTGCCAAATGGCTAGTTCATGGAcctcatttttttttaacttaattaacTGTTATAAGTAATTCAAAATTTCCAGGCCATGTTGTCCTTCTGGGTACAATTGGATATATCATTAGGATCTTTTGCCAGATGTAGTTCATTTTTTGACTAAGCTGATAAGAAGAGAGAATATGTTTGGAAGAACAAAAATGCTAGACTAGCACTATCCTTAAATGCAAGCACAACATTGCCTTTGAGCATGTGCACAAATTCTGAATATCGTGCAGAGATTGTCATAATTTCTTGGAtgttccatttgtattatttctgATCCTTTTGTATGATGAGAATGGTGTTAGATCTAATATGTACAATATCTTCTTTGGTGATAATACAAATTTAATTTAGTTCTTGTTTTGATCATTAATATCTATGAGCAACAGGTGGCGGCTTGTGGAGATTGATGCTGTTTTATCCAATTTGGCATGGGAAGCAAAGCATTTGTTAGCATTGATACAACCTGCAAAGACCTATATGGTAAGCTCTTCCAAAGTCCTGTGTTGGACATAGCTTGGAATTTCTGAGTTGCTGAATGATAATTTTCAACATAACAAAATTCGTTGAAACAAATTAAGTTGTGAAAGATGTCCATCCTATTATTTACTTTCTGGTTCCTATCTCTTCTTTCTTGTGCAGAAGAATAATTATTCCTTCCCTATTGGCAATTTCCTTTTAATCTAAAATACTTTCATGGTTCATCATCATTACATAGCTGCTGCATCATTTAAACTTTTACTCAAATGCGTatcataatttaataatattttatgctTTTAAATGAATAGATATAGCAGATAAGGTTTATGATGAAGAATTTATTTTCTAGGCACTGTTTTGCAGGGTCTATTGTGGAGGGCAAGACATGTAAAATTCATCTTATGGAGTTTCTGTATTCATGTTTAATGTCCCATAATGAATCATGTCAGAAATTGATTTTTTGGTGATATAATTTGGTATTGTTGCAGTAACCTGATCTGTAGTACCCCTATGTTGGTTTGCTCCAGGATCTGAACATTGGCATAGCATTGTGGTTGGCTGCTGGTGGTGATGGCTGGGTTGATGGGGGTCTTTGTAAATTACATAATAACCACCAGCGGTATAGATATAAGTCAACTTCCCGGATTCTTTTAGTTGGTTCTGGTGCTGATGAGCAATGTGCAGGATATGGCAGGCACAGGACGAAGTATAGGCTTGGAGGGTATGCTTTTTTATGATTAATGATTTTTTCCCTTTTGCAACTCTAGTGAGGAATATAATGTGCATTATTTTGCTACTTGCATTAGTTGAGAAACTAGAATTTTATTTTACTATTACTTATGGATTGTACAGGTTAttttactggtacttgcatttctATTTGGTACTAATCATTTGGTCATCTTTCTACTTCTGACTTCTATTTCACATTTCAGTTGGGTTTCACTCCATGAGGAAATGAGATTAGATGTGCAGAGAATTTGGAAAAGAAATATGGGTAGAGATGACCGATGCATTTCTGATCATGGCAAGGAGGTATTGTTCTTTTTAACAATAAATATGGATCTCATACTGCATGTTCTCACTTATGCTCTATTTTTCAGGCTAGATTCCCATTTCTTGATGAGGATGTTATTAAAACTTTACTGGATTTCCCTCTATGGGAGATTGCCGAACTTGATAAACCAGCTGGAATAGGTGACAAGAAGATCCTTAGAGAGGTTTGTCCCTCAATCAAACAGTATTATTCATTGACTTGTTGGAGATTTCTCCAGAATTGTCTTGTAATCTTGACCTTGTGGTATGATGGATAAATGAATGACTTTTATTTCTCCATAACTATATATTATATGAGAGCCTGCTGAATATGgttcctttttcttgtttttagGTTTCATGGTTGCTTGGATTAAAACAAGCTGCTGAAATGCCAAAGCGGGCTATCCAGGTGCCATTGTTATCTCGATTAGTAATCACCCTTTCTATTAGTTGGTCGTTCCCAGTTAAATATGATGGTTTGAATACCTGATTCAGTTTAATAAGTATCAAGTTTAGTTGAGAGTCAGGAGTGTGACATGTTGGTCCTTTCGGTCTAGGACTGGTTTTATTGCTAGCTTAGCTCAGGCTGAGCACCAATTTTTTGTTTACTTAGTACGGATATCTTTAGGGTTCAGAGTTTTGTTTTGGCTGTTATTTTGACATGAATTTCTGTCCTGTCTCCTTTTCAATTCTTCCAGTTTGGTTCAAGAATTGCAAGAGAATCAAATCGAA is from Musa acuminata AAA Group cultivar baxijiao chromosome BXJ1-6, Cavendish_Baxijiao_AAA, whole genome shotgun sequence and encodes:
- the LOC135677100 gene encoding uncharacterized protein LOC135677100 isoform X3 → MCGIALILSGVDVVGCDLYRESDGPPSTDAEEPALVVGDLKDAIGRRGPDSLGVRKVFVQLKQTDSVGKDDDKEYTEEDLHICYEENANNNISSIFKVANVQDNIINRWIAELYFLGATLQLRGASPIFQPLVDSSGNILVYNGEIFGGIHVSDDKNDAETLLHVLESCCYCNGNKNGNGCYCTKLGAQFIPEIISKIKGPWALIYWQKKSGTLWFGRDAFGRRSLLVHWPTMGDARFVLSSVSPALTIGKISDARPAVKVLNALKESVMRRTVSRIFQTPRHEDEMDDHSPIAILFSGGLDSMILAAILDQCIDSKYTIDLLNVSFDGQLAPDRVSARAGVAELQTVAPHRRWRLVEIDAVLSNLAWEAKHLLALIQPAKTYMDLNIGIALWLAAGGDGWVDGGLCKLHNNHQRYRYKSTSRILLVGSGADEQCAGYGRHRTKYRLGGWVSLHEEMRLDVQRIWKRNMGRDDRCISDHGKEARFPFLDEDVIKTLLDFPLWEIAELDKPAGIGDKKILREVSWLLGLKQAAEMPKRAIQFGSRIARESNRKNFGSNRAANQASAGSVEIHHSLS
- the LOC135677100 gene encoding uncharacterized protein LOC135677100 isoform X1, translating into MCGIALILSGVDVVGCDLYRESDGPPSTDAEEPALVVGDLKDAIGRRGPDSLGVRKVFVQLKQTDSVGKDDDKEYTEEDLHICYEENANNNISSIFKVANVQDNIINRWIAELYFLGATLQLRGASPIFQPLVDSSGNILVYNGEIFGGIHVSDDKNDAETLLHVLESCCYCNGNKNGNGCYCTKLGAQFIPEIISKIKGPWALIYWQKKSGTLWFGRDAFGRRSLLVHWPTMGDARFVLSSVSPALTIGKISDTEVECLSSNVCYWEELPCGIYSLCLKAPNASEQLVKQKLVGEIRKHKWTDPLLNRLVEWERTCLDPKVDPFFSNDLQLQRDQFALSSNSPKGVHKAVARMELEEHGSDINNHIPGDARPAVKVLNALKESVMRRTVSRIFQTPRHEDEMDDHSPIAILFSGGLDSMILAAILDQCIDSKYTIDLLNVSFDGQLAPDRVSARAGVAELQTVAPHRRWRLVEIDAVLSNLAWEAKHLLALIQPAKTYMDLNIGIALWLAAGGDGWVDGGLCKLHNNHQRYRYKSTSRILLVGSGADEQCAGYGRHRTKYRLGGWVSLHEEMRLDVQRIWKRNMGRDDRCISDHGKEARFPFLDEDVIKTLLDFPLWEIAELDKPAGIGDKKILREVSWLLGLKQAAEMPKRAIQFGSRIARESNRKNFGSNRAANQASAGSVEIHHSLS
- the LOC135677100 gene encoding uncharacterized protein LOC135677100 isoform X2, with amino-acid sequence MCGIALILSGVDVVGCDLYRESDGPPSTDAEEPALVVGDLKDAIGRRGPDSLGVRKVFVQLKQTDSVGKDDDKEYTEEDLHICYEENANNNISSIFKVANVQDNIINRWIAELYFLGATLQLRGASPIFQPLVDSSGNILVYNGEIFGGIHVSDDKNDAETLLHVLESCCYCNGNKNGNGCYCTKLGAQFIPEIISKIKGPWALIYWQKKSGTLWFGRDAFGRRSLLVHWPTMGDARFVLSSVSPALTIGKISGDARPAVKVLNALKESVMRRTVSRIFQTPRHEDEMDDHSPIAILFSGGLDSMILAAILDQCIDSKYTIDLLNVSFDGQLAPDRVSARAGVAELQTVAPHRRWRLVEIDAVLSNLAWEAKHLLALIQPAKTYMDLNIGIALWLAAGGDGWVDGGLCKLHNNHQRYRYKSTSRILLVGSGADEQCAGYGRHRTKYRLGGWVSLHEEMRLDVQRIWKRNMGRDDRCISDHGKEARFPFLDEDVIKTLLDFPLWEIAELDKPAGIGDKKILREVSWLLGLKQAAEMPKRAIQFGSRIARESNRKNFGSNRAANQASAGSVEIHHSLS